The Candidatus Nitrosocaldus cavascurensis genome segment CCTCATACGATATTGGTGTGTTGGCTTTAACCTTTATAAGATCATAGCCTAGAAGGTACGCTCCAGTTATCTTGTTCGCTATAGGCTCGTAGTATGGTGAAGGGTAGTTTATCACAACCTCCTTGCTCTCTTTAACCTCATCTAGCGTTGGATATATCCTCAAAGAGTTATCATTTGCAGTCTCTATCAGTACTATACTACCCCTCTCTATACCATTGTTCTCAACCCACTCCTTTGGTAGAGAGATGAGTAGGCTACTCCCTATCCTCTGCACCTTTCTAGTGTATCTCATTTAAATCAATTTATATTCTTTAAACGTTATTTATATATGCTCTCATCTAGCATACAACTCTAGTTGTGCATTATGATGATGACGATGATGGATGGATATGCTAAGGCTATTGCATTTGCACCAGGTCATATAACTGGGTTCGTTGAGTTCCCCACACCCATGCTAGATGATCCCCTACTCAAGGGTTCTAGGGGTGCTGGTGTATGTATAAGTAAGGGTATAACCACCGAGGTACACCTCTACCCATACGATGGATTAGAAGTACCAGAGATAAAGATCTCTATAAATGGTAAACCTTGTAGCGATGCAGATGTATCACTCTACGTAGTCAAAGAGTACCTTAGGTTAGTTGATATACGTAGATTCAAGTTAGATATAATGCATAGGGCAGATATCCCAATAGGTTATGGTTTAGGTTCAAGTGGGGCAGCAGCACTCAGCCTCTCCTATGCTCTTAACAGAGCATTTATGTTGAACCTTAGCAATGAGGAGGCAGCAAGGATAGCACACAAGGCAGATCTAGCATGCAGGTGCGGTGCTGGTACGGTGATAGCAGAGTACCATGGAGGATTAGAGATGAGGCTCAAGGCTGGCGCACCTGGTATAGGTATTGTTGAGAGCATAATAGATGAGGTGGATGACTATAAGGTGTTGATGCTCTGCATAAGCCCTTACTCAACCAAGGAGTTCCTTACAAACAGGATAGGCATGATAAATGGGCTGGGAGGGAAGATGCTTAACATACTCAAGGAGAGCAGATCTGTAGAGACCTTCCTTGATCTATCTTTCAGGTTTGCTAGATCTATAGACTTCATCACAGATAGAGCAGCAAGGGTTATAGATGCACTGCATTGTATAGGCTGCAAGGCATCTGTAGCACTATTTGGAGAGACTGTATTCACCATAGTAAGTAATGATAAGGTTGGAGAGGTTGAGAAGGTTCTATCATGCTACAGGGATCTCTACTCTAACTCCTCTTCATCAGTATGCTATCTATCATGCAGTATAGATACAAGGGGTGCAACAGTAATTGAGGATACCAGAGAACCATCCTAGAGCAGAGTCGTTAAGGATAAGGGAGAGACTTGTAGAGTGCTTAAGGAGGGGTATAGTTGTTGAGCAAGGGTTGATAGCGCATGGTAGGGGAGAGGCATTTGATTACCTGCTTGGAGAGCGTACAACCATATACGCTAGAGAAGCCATAAGGGCTTCAGTGGCAATGATGCTCCTTGCAGATAATCCAGTCATATCCGTTAACGGGAATGTTGCATGCCTCTGCGCAGGGGATGTTGTAAGGTTAGCATCACTCATCAATGCAAGGATAGAGGTTAACCTATTCTACAGATCATATGAGCGTGAGAAGGCTATAGAGATGCTCCTCAAGGAGCATGGTGCCAGTATGGTGTATGGGGTAGGTGATAGGGCAAGCATGAGCATACCAGAACTCATGAGTGAGAGGAGGAGGGTTGATAGAGATGGGATATACAGTGCTGATGTAGTTCTTGTGCCATTGGAAGATGGGGATAGGACTGAAGCCCTTGTAAGGATGGGCAAGAAGGTTGTAGCAGTAGATCTTAACCCATTATCAAGGACTGCAAAGAGTGCTACCATAACTATAGTTGATAACATAACAAGAGCAATGCCTTTGATGGTTGAGACCGCTAAATGGTTGAAGGATGAGCCAAGGGATAGACTCAATGAGATACTCAGATCATTCTCTAACGCAAGGAACCTTGAGGCATCCCTAGCAGTGATAAGGGGTAGTGTAGATGATATGTATGTAGAGAGGGAGAGGGAAGGAAGGGAAGGAGGTAGGTAGGTAATAGTAGATTGTGAATACAGCAAGTAGGTGTTATGGATTATGGGTAGCAAGATAACCGTTGAGAGCATAATGGGTATGAAGGGTAAGAAGAAGATAGTTGCTGTAACAGCATACGACTATACCACAGCAAGGATATGTGACAGGGCTGGTGTTGATATCATACTTGTTGGGGATAGTGCTGCAATGGTCATGCTTGGGTATAAGAGCACAACCCCTATCAGCATGGAGGAGATGCTTGTATTCTGCAAGGCAGTATCTAGAGCAAGGGAGCATGCTATGGTAGTTGCAGATATGCCGTTCATGTCCTATCAGATCAGCATGGAGGATGCACTATACAATGCATGTAGGTTCATAAAGGAAGGCAATGCTGATGCTGTGAAGGTTGAGGGAGGGAGGGAGTTCAAGCATGTTGTAGAAGCAATTGTTGATGCTGGTATACCTGTCATGGGGCATATAGGCTTGAAGCCTCAGACTGCACCACTATGGCATGGGTATAAGGTTCAAGGCAAGGTGGTTGATGATGCTTCTAGACTAATAGAGGATGCTGTTGCTATAGAGGAGGCTGGAGCATTCTCCATAGTGCTGGAGCAGGTTACATATGAGGTTGCAGAGATGATAAGCAGTAGATTAAGCATACCTACAATTGGGATAGGTTCAGGCTCTTCATGTGATGGTCAAGTACTTGTACTCCATGATATGCTTGGTCTCTACGAGTACAGCCCAAGGTTCGTGAAGAGGTATGCTGATCTCTCCAGTATCATTGCAGAAGCGTTAACAAGGTACAGGGATGATGTATTGAATGCTAGGTTCCCAGGAGAGGAGCATACATTCCATATGGATGCTAAAGAGTATGAGAGGTTGAAGGCTACTAGCATTGCTATGGATGCTATGAGGTCTGAGAGGAAGAATCAGGAGCAGAAGGGTGGAGGAGAGCGAGGGGAGGAGAGCATCAATAAATAGTGTGATGAGGTTATGCATATGCACCCATCCAAGGAGATAATTGGTTCGCATGGCGATGAGTTGAAGGGTAAGAGGATAGTGTTATGTGTAACTGCTAGCATTGCTGCATACAAGGCAGTTGATCTTGCTAGGCTTCTCATGAGGCATGGTGCAGATGTTTACCCAGTGCTTACAAGGAAGGCAACAAAGCTTGTTGGCAGTGAACTGCTCTCATGGGCAACTGGGAATAGAGCAGTTGTTGATCTAACATGGGAGTTGGAGCATATACAGCTTGCAGATAAGGATAGGGCAGATCTCATAATAATATATCCTTGTACAGCAAACACATTGAGCAAGATTGCTAATGGCATAGATGATACAAGCGTTACTACAGTAGCATCTGTAGCCTTAGGCTCTAGAATACCAATTATAATAGCATTAGCGATGCATGAGGTGATGTACCATAACCCAATGGTTGCTAGAAATGTAAGGGCATTGCAAGGCATAGTTGAGTTCGTTGATCCAGTTATAGAGGAGGGCAAGGCCAAGGTTGCAGAGCCTGAGCATGTACTTGCAAAGGCAATAGAGGTACTCAAGCGTAGAGCACTCCTCAAGGGCAAGAGCATACTGATAACTGCTGGTGCAACCGTTGAGCATATAGACAATGTAAGGGTTATAACAAACCTATCATCTGGAAGGTTTGGTACGGCATTTGCTAGAGAGGCTATGCTAATGGGTGCTGATGTAACGCTCATCTATGGGCATGGGAGCATTGATCCACCTTCCAATGTTAGAATCATCAAGGTTAGCACAAGCAAGGATATGCTCAATGCATTAACTAATGAGTTGAAGAGCAAGCGTTACGATGCTGTTATAATGAATGCTGCTGTTGCAGACTTTAGACCTGCTCAGGTTAGCAGTAGCAAGATAGAGAGTAGGGATAGCAATGGTTTAATGCTAAGACTTGAGCCTACTGAGAAGATAGTGGATGTTGTGAAGATGCTCAGCCCAGATACATTCCTTATAGCATTCAAGGCTGATGACTGTAGTAGGGAGGAGTTGATAGCAAAGGCAAAGGCAAAGTTGCAGGAGTGTAGAGGGGATATCGTTGTTGCAAACTATGCAAGTAGGAGTATAAGCAAAGATGGTTGTGATGCAGTAATTGTGAGCAGTGATGGTTCTATCATGGATTTGCATGGCAGGAAGGATGATGTGGCTAGGAGGATACTAGCATACATGGCAGAGAGGATGGCATCATTATCATCACAATCACCATTGTCATCATCTCAACAGCAACATCAACAACAGCAGCAGAATAAGAACGATAATAAATAAAGGAGAGAGCACTCATCTTAAGAATAATGGATGCTCATCCTTCCATACATTAAGCACTGAGATGACTTGGGTACTTATAACACCCTCTATAGTCTTGATCTGGTTTGCTAGTATGCTTGCTATCTCCTGCATGCTGCTACCCCTTACCTTCAGGAGTAGATCTCCGTATGTATGAACCTCTAGCACCTCAAGCACGTTTGGAACCTTTGCCAACTCTTGTGCAACGTACTTTACATTCCCAGGGCTAACAACAACTATAACAAGCACTAATGTACCCAATCCAAGCATGATTGGATCAACCTTGATTGTGAACTTCTTGATTATC includes the following:
- a CDS encoding pantoate kinase, whose translation is MMMTMMDGYAKAIAFAPGHITGFVEFPTPMLDDPLLKGSRGAGVCISKGITTEVHLYPYDGLEVPEIKISINGKPCSDADVSLYVVKEYLRLVDIRRFKLDIMHRADIPIGYGLGSSGAAALSLSYALNRAFMLNLSNEEAARIAHKADLACRCGAGTVIAEYHGGLEMRLKAGAPGIGIVESIIDEVDDYKVLMLCISPYSTKEFLTNRIGMINGLGGKMLNILKESRSVETFLDLSFRFARSIDFITDRAARVIDALHCIGCKASVALFGETVFTIVSNDKVGEVEKVLSCYRDLYSNSSSSVCYLSCSIDTRGATVIEDTREPS
- a CDS encoding 4-phosphopantoate--beta-alanine ligase yields the protein MRIPENHPRAESLRIRERLVECLRRGIVVEQGLIAHGRGEAFDYLLGERTTIYAREAIRASVAMMLLADNPVISVNGNVACLCAGDVVRLASLINARIEVNLFYRSYEREKAIEMLLKEHGASMVYGVGDRASMSIPELMSERRRVDRDGIYSADVVLVPLEDGDRTEALVRMGKKVVAVDLNPLSRTAKSATITIVDNITRAMPLMVETAKWLKDEPRDRLNEILRSFSNARNLEASLAVIRGSVDDMYVEREREGREGGR
- the panB gene encoding 3-methyl-2-oxobutanoate hydroxymethyltransferase, yielding MGSKITVESIMGMKGKKKIVAVTAYDYTTARICDRAGVDIILVGDSAAMVMLGYKSTTPISMEEMLVFCKAVSRAREHAMVVADMPFMSYQISMEDALYNACRFIKEGNADAVKVEGGREFKHVVEAIVDAGIPVMGHIGLKPQTAPLWHGYKVQGKVVDDASRLIEDAVAIEEAGAFSIVLEQVTYEVAEMISSRLSIPTIGIGSGSSCDGQVLVLHDMLGLYEYSPRFVKRYADLSSIIAEALTRYRDDVLNARFPGEEHTFHMDAKEYERLKATSIAMDAMRSERKNQEQKGGGERGEESINK
- the coaBC gene encoding bifunctional phosphopantothenoylcysteine decarboxylase/phosphopantothenate--cysteine ligase CoaBC, which encodes MHPSKEIIGSHGDELKGKRIVLCVTASIAAYKAVDLARLLMRHGADVYPVLTRKATKLVGSELLSWATGNRAVVDLTWELEHIQLADKDRADLIIIYPCTANTLSKIANGIDDTSVTTVASVALGSRIPIIIALAMHEVMYHNPMVARNVRALQGIVEFVDPVIEEGKAKVAEPEHVLAKAIEVLKRRALLKGKSILITAGATVEHIDNVRVITNLSSGRFGTAFAREAMLMGADVTLIYGHGSIDPPSNVRIIKVSTSKDMLNALTNELKSKRYDAVIMNAAVADFRPAQVSSSKIESRDSNGLMLRLEPTEKIVDVVKMLSPDTFLIAFKADDCSREELIAKAKAKLQECRGDIVVANYASRSISKDGCDAVIVSSDGSIMDLHGRKDDVARRILAYMAERMASLSSQSPLSSSQQQHQQQQQNKNDNK
- a CDS encoding Lrp/AsnC family transcriptional regulator encodes the protein MLKRRGRKPRLLDEIDKSILSILHEDCLIPFVKIAKALNVNEGTIRHRVKRLVRSGIIKKFTIKVDPIMLGLGTLVLVIVVVSPGNVKYVAQELAKVPNVLEVLEVHTYGDLLLKVRGSSMQEIASILANQIKTIEGVISTQVISVLNVWKDEHPLFLR